The DNA segment ATATCAAGACCCTGCTCAATGGCAGAGTTTTCAATGATTTTATGGGTGGCGACAAGATCTACCGAAGGGGTATCTACCAGATTGCCATTGTCATCCAGGCGCTTCTTACCGGTATGTATGCCATTGAGCTCCTGTTCAGCCTGCAATATGGCAGCCATTTCAATTTGACGGACATGCTCCCGATCCCGATGTTCACGGCGGATTTGCCCAGGGCTCATCAAACCGCCAGCGTCACCGTCAAACAGGCACTGCCAGAGCTTATCAAGCCACTGTGTATGGTGGGCAAGCTGCCTTGGGGCCTGAGAAATATCTGCTTGAGTCATCATTTGGGTTAACCGGGTCTTAAAATCACTTTTAAGCGCCATTAAAGCCTTATCTATGTGCTTTACTTCATTATTATCAATGACAATATACGCTTGATTCAAATAATAGTCATATTTATTAAGAATCCAAGCAAATAGGCCAGAGTTAGCTAAACTTAGCTTTAAATATTACTAAATGCTATATAGGCCAACAAATGATGGGCCAATAAGGGGCTATCTTGGTCATAGCAGCTAAATTTCACCCGCAGATGAAGTTTAGGTCTTTTCGCAAGAGTGACTAGTAACTTATTGTATTATAGTGAATAATCGGTTCCGCAAAGGCCAAAGCTCAGGATCCACCTATCCTGCGGACATTTGACTGATAATAACTACTAACGATAGACAGGCGAAGTGCTGCGTTGTCACCATGCAACAAGCACGTGTAATAGCCCTTAAGACAGGCACACAAGTAGACCATGCATAAGCCAAGCCCTCTAATTAGCCGCTATTTATGCCTTTTGGTATTGATGACGGCTCCAGCGCTGGCTAATGAAGACATCGTCTCCCGTGAATATAAAATCAAAGCGGCCTACCTGTATAACCTGATCAAGTTTGTTAACTGGCCTGAATCAGAGGCCTTATCACAATCCACCACCAATATTTGTGTTTTTGGCGACAACCCTTTTGACGGCCACCTGAATAAATTATCCAGCCGAAAAGCCAAAGGCCGTGATATCCAGATTACCTATTTACAGCCGCAACAGGATAATGCGGCTTGCCATATCCTTTTTATACCCAGATCCGCTTCAGCTGAAATCGCCAAGCATGATAAAACCAAGCCACAATTACTCACGGTAGGAGAAGATAAGCAGTTTCTCGAAGAAGGCGGCCTGATTAGTCTTGTTGTCGCCAACAATAACGTTCAACTCCAGATCAATCTGACCAAGGCAAAAGAACTTGGCTTTGAGATCAGCGGCAATTTGTTAGAAATTGCCAAAGTTGTTAAGTAGGAAGATGGTATAACGATGCCGATTTCCTCGCAGCCATTCAGAGATTTACCCATCGCAAAAAAGCTAACGCTGTTTTGCGTGATTATCAGCCTGGTCAGCTTGATCGTGGCCATGATAGCCATTATTTTTTATGACCGTTACAGCTTTGAAGATATCCTTAAAAATGAGCTAGTGGTGCTAGCGTCGGTTATCAGTAACCGCAGTTCAGCCGCCATTGTGTTTGATGATAGTGAGCTGGCTGGCAACAACCTGAAAAGCCTGTCATTCCAAAAAGCCATTGTCGCCGCCTGTATCTATAAATTCGACGACAACGAACCAGAGTCAGGTATTACCACTCGACTGGCAAGCTTTCCCAACAACTCGGTTAACTGCCCAACCTATACACCCACAGACACATTTTTAATTGATTCAGTGGATAATCAGTATATCGAGCTGATCCAACCCATCATGCTCGACAACAGCATTATTGGTTATCTCTACCTGCAATCTAACACCAAAAACCTGCAAGACCGGCAAACCAATCACGTCTATGTGATGTTGATTGTTTCTTTATTTGCGGTACTGATTGCCTTTTGGTTGGCCAATATATTTGCTCGCTGGATATCCGGCCCCCTACTATCACTTGGCTTAACTGCACAGTCTATTGCTGAAGAAGATGATTATTCACGCAGAGCCGACAAACACCACAATGACGAAGTGGGACGCGTGGTAGATTCCTTTAACCTGATGCTCGATGTTATTGAGCGTGAAGATGCAGACTTAAGAGAGAGCGAAGAGAAATTCCGCCTGATTAGCGCCTCATCAAAAGTCGGTATCTTTCAGCTAGATACTCAAGGCAATATTGTTTATGCCAACGATGAGTTATCACAAATCACCGGCCTGTCGAATAACACCATTATTGAACAGAACTGGCTATCGGTTATTCATGATGATGATAGATCGGTTATCGAAAATAGCTGGCAATCGATGCTATCTAACAACCAGGCTATCAATATTAATTGCCGCCTGCAAAATGGCAGCATTAAATGGATTAGCGGCCACGTGGGATTACTCACCAGCAATGACGCCCAGGTACTTGGCTACCTTGGCACGATCAATGATATTACTGAGATCAAAAACGCACAGGTTCAACTTGAGCAAATGGCGTTTTATGACACCCTGACGGGCCTGGCTAACCGACGCCTGTTTAGAAACCGCTTGGAACATGTGATAAGCAACCTCAAGCGAGAAGGTAATAGCCTGGGCTTGATCTTGCTCGATCTCGATAATTTTAAAAACATTAACGATTCATTGGGGCATGATTCCGGTGACGCCCTACTCACTCTTATTGCTGAACGTTTACAGGAATGTGTTCGTGCCAGCGACACAGTAGCCAGACTAGGTGGTGATGAATTTGCCATTATACTGCCGGGCATCAGTAGTTCACTGGCTGCATCTCATGTTGCTGAAAAAATTATCGACACACTGAAAAGACCTATCGCACTCAACGAAACAGAAATTCGCATTACCGCCAGCGCTGGTATTTCGATGGCACCCGAAGATAGTAACAGCGCCGAAGAACTGATTAAAAATGCCGACCTTGCGCTCTACCGTGCCAAAGATCAGGGTCGGGATAATTACCAATTTTTCACCTCAGAGATGAATACCCAGCTGATCAACCACTTGCAGCTTATTCAGGACTTAAGAAAAGCTCTGGAGGCCAGAGAGTTTCATCTGGTTTACCAACCACAGATTGATATCAAGCAAGGCCAGCTGATTGGTTTTGAAGCTTTGATACGCTGGCAAAATTCTGAACGCGGTTTTGTCAGCCCCATGGACTTTATCCCCGCCGCAGAAGAGACCGGCTTAATTATTCCACTGGGTCGATGGGTCATTTCCGAAGCTTGTCGACAGCTAAGGCATATGTGCGATAACGGCTTAGTCGGTGATAACGTCGTTATGACCGTCAATCTGTCCGTTTTACAATTCCAGGATGATGAATTAATCAGCTTTATACAATCGAACCTGAAAGAATATCAATTAAAACCGGGACAGTTTGAAATAGAATTAACAGAAACCGTGTTAATGGAGAACCTGGATGATGCCCTAATCAAACTTGAGGCATTAAAGGCGCTGGGGATTTTAATTTCTATTGACGACTTTGGCACCGGTTATTCTTCTTTGGGCTATCTAAAACGCCTGCCTGTTAATATCGTTAAAGTAGATCGCTCCTTTGTGATGGATATCCCTCAGGACAAAGATGATATGGCTATTACCGCCGCTGTTATTGCCATGGCACACAAACTTAACTACCAAGTGGTTGCCGAAGGTGTTGAAACTGAAGAGCAATTACAATTCCTTGAGTCCTGTCAATGTGATTACGGTCAAGGCTATTACTTTAGCCGTCCATTGCCAGCCTCTGACCTCGAGGAATTCTGCAACGACTTTAACCTCGAATCCATACGCAACGCTTCCGCCAGCTAACAGGCAAGCAATGAGCCATTTACGATGAGCATTCAATGGTTTCCCGGCCATATGAACAAGGCCCGCAAACAGGTTGAGGAAATACTTCCTCAGATACACCTGATTATTGAAGTGCTTGACGCCCGCATTCCCTTTAGCAGTGAAAACCCCATGATCGCCAAATTGCGTGGCGACAAACCCTGCATCAAAGTATTAACAAAAAGTGATTTGGCCGACCCGGCACTGACCAAACAATGGATCACTTATCTGGATCAAAAGCAAGGCGTTAAGGCGCTGGCACTCACCACTCAACAACCTGAAAAAACTCAAAGCCTGATTGATCTCTGCCGTAAAATATTGCCCGAACGGGATAAAGGCCACAACGATATACACGTAATGATTATGGGTATACCCAATGTGGGTAAATCTACCCTGATCAATACCCTCGCCGGTAAAACCATTGCCAAGACGGGGAACGAGCCTGCCGTTACCAAAGGCCAGCAACGTATCAATTTACGCAATGGCATTATGCTATTTGATACACCTGGAATGCTGTGGCCCAAAGTAGAAAGCGAACAAGGTAGCTACCGGCTGGCAACTACCGGCGCAATAAAGGATACCGCTATGAGCTATGACGATGTGGCTTTTTTTGCCGCTGACTTTTTGCTTAAGCATTACCCTGAATTACTAAAGAAGCGCTACCAGCTAGATAACCTGCCTGACACCGAACTTGAGTTTCTAGAAATTATCGGGAAAAAACGCGGCTGCTTACGCTCAGGAGGAAAGGTAGATCTGGAAAAAATATCAACGATTTTATTACACGAACTTAGAGCCGGTACACTTGGGCGTATCACTCTGGAAACACCGGAACAAACCGAGCGGGAAACCGTTATTGTAGAGCAACAGATAGAAGCCAGAGCAGCAAAAAAAGCTGCACGAAAAAAGAATAGAAAAAAAGGCGGGCATTAACCTCTATTCAATCCTTGTAATAGTGCCTATTGCATGCCACCTCACTAACGATAGGTAATCACCCTTTGCTTCTGTTCGTTAGAAAGCAACATTAACAACGGGGCAAGCCGCTCTAGCGCAACATCCAAGCAAGGAATAACCTCACTTTGCTGACCAGCCTCAATTTTAGCCAGCAAGGTATCAATCGATAAGGTGTCTCTGGCAGCCTGCGCCTGCAAGGCTTGATACTCCTGCATCGTCATTTGTGACATCTGGCTGCTACCACGGCGTGAGGCCTTCAACAATGCCTGCTCAGAGATATCCAACAAGGTCTCAACATCCGAAACACTATTATCTTCCACCACACAGATGCCAACAGAGACTGTTATCTTCATCCGCTTGCCGTCCAACTTGGCCCTAAAGGCCTCTACCTTCTGACAAATGCGGTCAGCTAACTCCAGCGCATTTTCACCCTGTGCCAAAGGCATACTCACAGTAAAAGCAGCGACACCGGTACGGGCTATAGTGTCCTCTTTCCTAACCGTATCGTTTAACACCCTGGCAACCTTCTTGATAATTGCCTCTGTTCCAGCGCGGCCAATACGAATAAACAAATCTTTAAAACCATCGACCTGAATCGACATCACCGTCATGCTGGAGTTATGGCGTGCAACAAAGGCCACCTCCTTCTCCAGCTGGCGATACAAACCTTTGGCATTCATTAAGCCGGTTAAAACATCGAGGGTAGTATGTTCCTGTAACTGCTTATTCGCCTGATGATATTTGGCATAGGAGATCGCTCTGGCTTTAATCGCCATACCATCAAAAGGCTTGGTAATAAAATCAGTAGCACCCAGACTAATTGCCTTCTGCTTGGCAACCTCCGGGTTATCTGCTCCAGTAGCGACAATGACAGGCAGGTTACTGATAGCCTGACGATTACTGGTTCTAATCAGCTTTAACAGCTCAAAACCATCCATCTCTGGCATGACCAAATCGGTAAATACCACCTGAATATCCGGGTCGCGCTGGATAATATCCCAGCCATCAGCACCGTCAACACCCAGCACAACATCAAAATCATCGCCAAACATCTTGCTGGCAGCAATTCGAATCAGCCTGGAGTCATCTATCACCAATACACGTATTTTGGCGGGTTTGGTCTTTGCGAGCATAACAGAGCCTGCTAAAAGGTTAATTTCTGACTTTAATATAGCCAATGTGACAATATTTTGAGTGGTAGAAAGCCCATAAATGCGAAATATTGACGAACAATGTGACTAATGGCAAAAAATTACGGATCAGCGGGGCAAAAAGCCGCGGAAGCAGCGATCACGCCACTGACAAATACCCCCTCGATACGGCCAGAATTGATAGGCCGCCCCTAAAAACTCAGTTATGATATGGACCCAATAACAAAAAGCACTACCCTCTATGAAAACGCTACACAAACTCATTGCCATCGAAACCGGTGAAGAGTTTGAACTCAACCAGCATAAACTCAGTATTGGCCGAGATAAGAACTCGGATATCGTACTGCGCCACGGCTACCCCTCCCGCTACCACGCCACACTCACCATTATTGGCAATGTCATCACTCTGGAGGACCTCGGCTCAACCAACGGTACCTGCGTCAACAATATTAAGATTTATAAGCCAACCATTGTGCATGAAGGTGATGTTATCCAGTTTGATAGCATTGGCTATCACCTGGTTTCTAATGAAACCGAAGAAAGCACCGTACTAATGAAAAACCTTAAACCGGCCAATGCAGTGGAAGAGGAATCTTCTGTCGTCATTATCGGCGGTTTTTCTACCAATGATGATACGGCCGTCAGGGAAGCCTACCCATTGCCTGCTAGCTGGTCACTGCAAGATGAAGGCGGCATAGGTTCTACTCAGGAGATTGATCGCTACCCTATGCAGGTGATTGACGGCCTGATTGCCAATAACCTGCCGGATAAAGAGAGTTTATCAGCCGTACTGGTCGTGACCTCAGGCAAACATGAAACGCGGTTGATAGGGCTTTCATTAAATAATAAAGAACAACTGTGGACCATAGGACGTTCGGGCAGGCATCCTATTGTGCTAACGGATGCCAGCATTTCATCAACCCATGCCTGTGTTTTTTACAATCAGGGACGCTGGGGCATCAGTGATGAAAGGTCAAAAAACGGGACTGCCGTTAACGATATTACTATCAATGAATCCCCGTTAATGAGTAGCGACAAAATCACTCTCGGCCAGGTCAACCTTGTATTTAGGATTCTGGCTCACTAAGCCGGCTAGCTGCGTTTTTCTGGCGGCAGCGACATGCTCTTAACATCACACAAGCCCAATTGCGCCTCTAACTCACCGTGGGCCAGCTTATCCCATGGGGCTGGAAATTTTTGCGCAAAGGCACAGGCTAATAATCCAAAAGCCGGCCACAAGAGATACACCCATAAATCCCCCACACCGATAGATAGATTAATGCGACGATCAGTGTAGGGTTATGGGCCAGGCCCACTTTTTTCATATTCCACTCATAAATATTATGGTCAGGTGATACATAACGGTCCCAATAGAAGAAATGCAATGGGCCATTCGACATGGAAACCAACAGATAAGTAAACAGAGCAATTAACCAGGTGCGGTCAATAAAACTCTCACCGATAGCCCAAAACGATAAAAACAGCTGTGCCTCGCTCAGCCCCCAAACAACGCCCAGTACCAAGGTAGACAATGGGTAGAGCTTACGGTTATAGGTAACTGTTCCCTTAGGCCAGATATATAAATAACCGAATAAAACAACAGCCCAACCAACGACCATAAAGGCCTGCCAGGAAAGCTCTGTCAGATGCTCCGGGTTCAGCAATGGACTGCTTAACAACACCGGCAGTACACCAGTAGCCCAGCTGATAATCCAGCAGGCACTAAAATATATCCAGGCCCGCAGCCAGGCTAATTTAGCATCATAGACTCGGGTATCTTTACCTCTGCCTGCCAGAAGTAACAGGATGGCTAACACCACCACCAAGCCCATCAATCCATAAATAAAACTATCGAGCCAGGGAATATTAGGTGTATTGGCAAATAGCTTGTCAGTTGGCACGGAGACGCTCCTGTTGAGTCATAGAGATAAAGGGATACAGTCAGCCGTGGTCTCGTTATTGTAATCGTTATAAACGGGCTTTAAAGACTGCCTTTAAGTCAGTCTATCGTATTGCAGGGATGGATTATAGCCTGTTGCACGGATGGCGGGAGACACTGGCAGGTACAGCGAATTAACAGCAAGTAGATAACGGCTCAGGAACGCGTTGCAAGCTTGTAACGGCTATCATTTAAGCGCTGATACCTGGCCTTGGCTTGATTGAAACGGTAATTAACACAGGCAATCAGTATGGTGGCTGCTAACAGCAGTAATAGGATATTTAGTAGTAATGTGAACATAGCAAAACAACACCCTGAGCACCGTTATGGTTTAAACCCAGCATAAGCATCAAGCCAAATAATGGCTGTGAATAATTACCGGCCGAGAATGTCAATAAGCACTATGCAGACTGCCTCTGTAACCTGGCCCGCACCAGCTTGACCCCACGGGGGTAACAAAAAGACGTAATATCACAACGCTCACTGGACTTTAGCTGGCGTGTATTCTTATCGTAGACCCGCTCTACCATCCACCCGGCAATTTGATCACCGACGCATTTGGTACTCATAATCCATGCATTGCTCTGGCTGTTATCGCCATCTAATGAGGGGGTTTTTCTAGAGTTATGTCGCTTTGCCATCGACTCTGCCTCCGCTATTTATCGAGTAATCATCAAGGAATCACTAACACTGTTACTGAGTAAAAATAGAGCGAATTTAAGCCGCTGGGTAGTGAAACATTCAGTCTTATCTGCCTTTTGTGATGCATAGCTCATAACGGTTCTAATCCATGTCTCACAAACGGAGGGATTGGCAGTATTACCTCTCTGAAAACCCGTCACAGACGTCGAAACATTGCTATATTAAAGAGAGCCTAAATACAGCAGCAAGAGCCGACCACAGCCAATCATGAACGATAAGCCACCCAAGCCAGCTAAACCTCAGCCCCAAAAAAGCTATGAGGAAAATGCGCAAGACCACCAGGGTATGCTGGATGCCGCAGCAGCTGTGCCGATCAAAAATTATTCCGATTATGAAATCACTCTGGAAACCAAAGATGAATACAGTGATGCGCTCTTTGCCAGTGAAAGCGAGCTGGATAGCGCGCTATTGGATAGCGCCTCAAGCCAGACTGAAGAAAAGCCCAACGCTCAATCCGACAAAGCCCCAGAGCTTGAGGCAGCAGTAGCAACTATCGACTTTACCGGCCTGCTTAGCCAACAATCCCGTGACGGCGGATTCAGCCAAAACACAAATACTCACAGCGGCAAACTCAGCATTATCAATAACACCCTTAATGACTCCCCTGCCCGCAAAACCATTGCAGCCACTGATGCCTCAAGCGCCTTTCAGGCAACACTCGATAAGATAGCCACAACCATTGCCCAGGAAGAACAGCAGGCTATAGAAGCAAAAAACAAAGCACTGGAACCCACACCAGAACCCATTAGCGAGGGTGGAAAACTGTCCACTATCACGCAAAAACTCAAAGCCAAAGGCAAAGCACTGTCAAAAAAAGGCCTGGCTAAAGTGGACCAATCCAAAGCAGGTCTTGACGAATACCTTGGCCGAACCTTACCCGACCGAACCCTGGCACTGGAATTTATTCTGCCGACACTAAAAAATAAAAAGGATAGCGAAGAATTATTCACCGAGCAGGCGATTGAAAAACTCTTTTATAGCAAAGGCAAACCACTGGCGACCATCCTAACCAGGGCCGAGCAGGAACTGGCCAAACTAGCCAAAACGCCCTTGGCCAATAACAAGCGGCTGGCTTTACTCAATGCCTACCTAAACCCCTTAAGCGAAAAAACCAAATCGCTGATCGCCATGATCGAGCGTAAACCTTCTATCTATGAAGATGAAAAACGCTCATCAATGGTAGACAGCTCGCTTGGCTGCCTCAAACAGTTAATCACGGGTTATAAACAAATTTATGCAGACCTTTATGAATCTGCCAATGTGGTTTATGGCCCGCAGCGCAAAACCGCCAACCAAGTAGCCTTTACCCTTTTTGATTGCCTGCATCTTGAACAATTGTTATCACTTGCCCTACATAGCACAATCC comes from the Oceanicoccus sagamiensis genome and includes:
- a CDS encoding EAL domain-containing protein, which codes for MPISSQPFRDLPIAKKLTLFCVIISLVSLIVAMIAIIFYDRYSFEDILKNELVVLASVISNRSSAAIVFDDSELAGNNLKSLSFQKAIVAACIYKFDDNEPESGITTRLASFPNNSVNCPTYTPTDTFLIDSVDNQYIELIQPIMLDNSIIGYLYLQSNTKNLQDRQTNHVYVMLIVSLFAVLIAFWLANIFARWISGPLLSLGLTAQSIAEEDDYSRRADKHHNDEVGRVVDSFNLMLDVIEREDADLRESEEKFRLISASSKVGIFQLDTQGNIVYANDELSQITGLSNNTIIEQNWLSVIHDDDRSVIENSWQSMLSNNQAININCRLQNGSIKWISGHVGLLTSNDAQVLGYLGTINDITEIKNAQVQLEQMAFYDTLTGLANRRLFRNRLEHVISNLKREGNSLGLILLDLDNFKNINDSLGHDSGDALLTLIAERLQECVRASDTVARLGGDEFAIILPGISSSLAASHVAEKIIDTLKRPIALNETEIRITASAGISMAPEDSNSAEELIKNADLALYRAKDQGRDNYQFFTSEMNTQLINHLQLIQDLRKALEAREFHLVYQPQIDIKQGQLIGFEALIRWQNSERGFVSPMDFIPAAEETGLIIPLGRWVISEACRQLRHMCDNGLVGDNVVMTVNLSVLQFQDDELISFIQSNLKEYQLKPGQFEIELTETVLMENLDDALIKLEALKALGILISIDDFGTGYSSLGYLKRLPVNIVKVDRSFVMDIPQDKDDMAITAAVIAMAHKLNYQVVAEGVETEEQLQFLESCQCDYGQGYYFSRPLPASDLEEFCNDFNLESIRNASAS
- the ylqF gene encoding ribosome biogenesis GTPase YlqF, which gives rise to MSIQWFPGHMNKARKQVEEILPQIHLIIEVLDARIPFSSENPMIAKLRGDKPCIKVLTKSDLADPALTKQWITYLDQKQGVKALALTTQQPEKTQSLIDLCRKILPERDKGHNDIHVMIMGIPNVGKSTLINTLAGKTIAKTGNEPAVTKGQQRINLRNGIMLFDTPGMLWPKVESEQGSYRLATTGAIKDTAMSYDDVAFFAADFLLKHYPELLKKRYQLDNLPDTELEFLEIIGKKRGCLRSGGKVDLEKISTILLHELRAGTLGRITLETPEQTERETVIVEQQIEARAAKKAARKKNRKKGGH
- a CDS encoding FHA domain-containing protein: MKTLHKLIAIETGEEFELNQHKLSIGRDKNSDIVLRHGYPSRYHATLTIIGNVITLEDLGSTNGTCVNNIKIYKPTIVHEGDVIQFDSIGYHLVSNETEESTVLMKNLKPANAVEEESSVVIIGGFSTNDDTAVREAYPLPASWSLQDEGGIGSTQEIDRYPMQVIDGLIANNLPDKESLSAVLVVTSGKHETRLIGLSLNNKEQLWTIGRSGRHPIVLTDASISSTHACVFYNQGRWGISDERSKNGTAVNDITINESPLMSSDKITLGQVNLVFRILAH
- a CDS encoding YfiR family protein: MHKPSPLISRYLCLLVLMTAPALANEDIVSREYKIKAAYLYNLIKFVNWPESEALSQSTTNICVFGDNPFDGHLNKLSSRKAKGRDIQITYLQPQQDNAACHILFIPRSASAEIAKHDKTKPQLLTVGEDKQFLEEGGLISLVVANNNVQLQINLTKAKELGFEISGNLLEIAKVVK
- a CDS encoding GGDEF domain-containing protein, with the translated sequence MLAKTKPAKIRVLVIDDSRLIRIAASKMFGDDFDVVLGVDGADGWDIIQRDPDIQVVFTDLVMPEMDGFELLKLIRTSNRQAISNLPVIVATGADNPEVAKQKAISLGATDFITKPFDGMAIKARAISYAKYHQANKQLQEHTTLDVLTGLMNAKGLYRQLEKEVAFVARHNSSMTVMSIQVDGFKDLFIRIGRAGTEAIIKKVARVLNDTVRKEDTIARTGVAAFTVSMPLAQGENALELADRICQKVEAFRAKLDGKRMKITVSVGICVVEDNSVSDVETLLDISEQALLKASRRGSSQMSQMTMQEYQALQAQAARDTLSIDTLLAKIEAGQQSEVIPCLDVALERLAPLLMLLSNEQKQRVITYR